A region from the Variovorax sp. V93 genome encodes:
- a CDS encoding cytochrome c biogenesis protein DipZ — protein sequence MLVLLIAYLGGVLTILSPCILPVLPFVFARADRPFRSHGLPMLLGMALAFAAVATLAAVGGGWIVTLNEYGRQAAIAVLALFGVSLLFPSVADRMSRPLVALGIRMSEPRGDGGAVAASVFSPLLLGVGTGLLWAPCAGPILGLILTGAALNGASVGTSLLLLAYAAGACTSLAAALLFGGRLFSIMKRSLHTGEWVRRAAGAAVLAGVGAIALGLDTGLLARLSVGTTSALEQALVDRIKPGKSQPEPVALREDAGFVRVSDNRTAPLPARELKVEGRFPSLAGATEWINSAPLAPEALRGKVVLVDFWTYSCINCLRTLPYLRAWAEKYKDAGLVVIGVHSPEFAFEKKPANVRKAVKDLDIGFPVALDNDFAVWRGFDNQAWPAFYFIDAEGRIRHHQFGENRYDKAEQVIQQLLAEAGQTRIAAGLVAPLGQGTQAAPGAEPPLSGETYLGHERAHGFVSPGGIARDRATVYRPAASALRTNQWSLAGDWTVEAERAVLNSTNGRIAYRFQARDLHLVLGPAANGRPVRFRVLVDGKPPLADHGADTDAQGHGVIDAQKLYQLVRQAEGSRDRLFEIEFLDAGAQAYAFTFG from the coding sequence ATGCTCGTCCTCCTCATTGCCTACCTGGGCGGGGTGCTCACCATCCTGAGCCCCTGCATCCTGCCGGTGCTGCCTTTCGTGTTCGCGCGCGCCGACCGTCCGTTCCGCTCGCACGGCCTGCCGATGCTGCTGGGCATGGCGCTGGCCTTTGCCGCCGTGGCCACGCTGGCGGCGGTGGGCGGCGGCTGGATCGTCACGCTCAACGAGTACGGGCGCCAGGCCGCCATTGCCGTGCTCGCGCTGTTCGGCGTGAGCCTGCTGTTCCCGAGCGTCGCCGACCGCATGAGCCGGCCGCTGGTCGCGCTGGGCATCCGCATGTCCGAGCCGCGCGGCGATGGCGGTGCGGTAGCGGCCTCGGTGTTCTCGCCGTTGTTGCTGGGCGTGGGCACGGGGCTGCTCTGGGCGCCGTGCGCGGGGCCGATCCTCGGCCTGATCCTGACGGGCGCGGCGCTCAATGGCGCGAGCGTCGGCACCTCGCTGCTGCTGCTGGCCTATGCGGCCGGCGCGTGCACCTCGCTCGCGGCCGCGCTGCTGTTCGGCGGGCGGCTGTTCTCCATCATGAAGCGTTCGCTGCATACCGGTGAATGGGTGCGGCGCGCGGCCGGCGCGGCCGTGCTGGCGGGCGTGGGCGCCATTGCGCTGGGGCTGGACACCGGCTTGCTCGCCCGCCTGTCGGTGGGCACCACCTCGGCGCTGGAGCAGGCGCTGGTGGACAGGATCAAGCCAGGCAAGTCGCAGCCGGAACCGGTCGCGCTGCGGGAAGACGCGGGCTTCGTGCGCGTGTCGGACAACCGAACGGCCCCGCTGCCCGCGCGCGAACTCAAGGTCGAAGGCCGCTTTCCCTCCTTGGCGGGCGCCACCGAATGGATCAACTCCGCGCCGCTCGCGCCCGAGGCCCTGCGCGGCAAGGTGGTGCTGGTCGACTTCTGGACCTATTCGTGCATCAACTGCCTGCGCACGCTGCCCTACCTTCGGGCATGGGCCGAGAAGTACAAGGACGCGGGGCTGGTGGTCATCGGCGTGCATTCGCCGGAGTTCGCGTTCGAGAAGAAGCCGGCCAATGTGCGCAAGGCCGTCAAGGACCTGGACATCGGCTTTCCGGTGGCGCTGGACAATGACTTCGCAGTCTGGCGCGGCTTCGACAACCAGGCCTGGCCCGCGTTCTATTTCATCGATGCCGAGGGCCGCATCCGCCACCACCAGTTCGGCGAGAACCGCTACGACAAGGCCGAGCAGGTCATCCAGCAGCTGCTGGCGGAGGCCGGGCAGACCCGCATCGCCGCCGGGCTGGTGGCGCCGCTCGGGCAGGGCACCCAGGCCGCGCCCGGCGCCGAGCCGCCGCTGTCCGGCGAAACCTACCTGGGCCACGAGCGCGCGCACGGCTTTGTCTCGCCCGGCGGCATCGCGCGGGACCGCGCGACGGTCTACCGGCCGGCCGCCTCGGCGCTGCGCACCAACCAGTGGTCGCTGGCGGGCGACTGGACGGTGGAGGCCGAGCGCGCGGTGCTGAACAGCACCAATGGCCGCATCGCCTATCGCTTCCAGGCACGCGACCTGCACCTGGTGCTGGGCCCGGCGGCCAATGGCAGGCCGGTGCGCTTCAGGGTGCTGGTGGATGGAAAGCCGCCGCTCGCGGACCATGGTGCCGACACCGATGCACAGGGCCACGGCGTGATCGATGCACAGAAGCTCTATCAGCTGGTGCGGCAGGCGGAGGGCAGCCGGGACCGGCTGTTCGAGATCGAGTTTCTCGACGCCGGCGCGCAGGCCTACGCGTTCACTTTCGGTTGA